Proteins encoded within one genomic window of Lysinibacillus sphaericus:
- a CDS encoding phage head closure protein, whose product MNPGDLRHRIEILTNQKAKNELEETIYKFIPVKKLWAAIIPQTGSLQKQVADTILTNVTHKIIVRYNAGKDITKNMRIRFKDHEFEIKYVLNPYFKNETLEIFVQEVLK is encoded by the coding sequence ATGAATCCTGGAGATTTAAGACACAGAATTGAAATCCTCACTAATCAAAAGGCTAAAAATGAGTTGGAAGAAACCATTTATAAATTTATACCTGTAAAAAAATTATGGGCAGCTATCATTCCACAAACTGGCTCGTTACAAAAACAGGTAGCGGATACGATCCTAACAAATGTTACACATAAAATCATTGTTCGGTATAACGCTGGAAAAGACATTACAAAGAATATGCGTATCAGATTTAAGGACCATGAGTTTGAAATCAAATATGTTCTCAATCCTTATTTCAAGAATGAAACACTTGAAATCTTTGTCCAGGAGGTGTTGAAGTGA
- a CDS encoding head-tail connector protein produces the protein MQVSEITPVELAKYAREDETESDVISTFTLILSAVKAYIKGYTGLSDEQLNTKEDISIAVFVLSNEMYENRIFTVKDNNVNKVVQSILDMHSINLL, from the coding sequence ATGCAGGTTAGTGAAATTACGCCAGTTGAACTGGCTAAATATGCGCGGGAAGACGAAACAGAATCAGATGTTATTTCGACTTTTACACTTATTTTATCCGCTGTAAAAGCTTATATAAAAGGATATACAGGGCTATCAGATGAACAACTGAACACAAAAGAAGACATTTCAATCGCTGTTTTTGTGCTTTCGAATGAAATGTATGAAAATCGCATCTTTACGGTGAAGGATAACAACGTGAATAAAGTTGTTCAATCTATTTTAGATATGCATTCAATCAATTTACTTTGA
- a CDS encoding phage major capsid protein gives MKNSIKKVIETRSMPSLVEQRNNLLDEMDNLLKGAKEETRALTEEEATRFDEIKNEIAGLDKTITALDEARSLDKKVPAKQAEQRTQEEAETRAFDHYIRGLVEERADVNLTVGANGAVIPSSIANKIIQKVYDISPIYQLATRYNVGGTLSIPYYDESAGTIEMAYSDEFVDLESTSGKFGSIELKGFLAGALSKVSKSLVNNSQFDLVSFVVGKMAESIAKWIENQLLNGTPNKVTGLSTVTQSVTAAAATVLTADELIDVQEEVPDAFQGNAIWIMNKTTRKAIRKLKDGQGNYLLNKDATARWGYTLLGKDVYTSDNMPGMEAGKTAIFYGDMSGLAVKIAENVSIEILREKYSTQHAIGVVGWIEIDAKVENAQKISKLVMKSA, from the coding sequence ATGAAAAACAGTATTAAAAAGGTTATTGAAACTCGCTCGATGCCATCACTAGTAGAGCAACGTAACAACTTATTAGATGAAATGGATAATTTACTAAAGGGGGCAAAAGAAGAAACTCGAGCACTAACGGAAGAAGAAGCTACTCGTTTTGATGAAATCAAAAATGAAATTGCTGGACTTGATAAAACGATTACTGCATTAGATGAAGCGCGTTCTTTGGATAAAAAAGTACCTGCGAAACAAGCTGAACAGCGTACACAAGAAGAAGCCGAAACGCGTGCTTTCGATCATTACATTCGTGGTTTAGTAGAGGAAAGAGCAGATGTTAATTTAACAGTAGGCGCAAACGGGGCCGTAATTCCTTCTAGTATTGCAAACAAGATCATCCAAAAGGTATACGACATTTCACCAATTTATCAATTGGCAACTCGCTATAATGTAGGCGGTACATTAAGTATTCCATACTATGATGAATCTGCAGGAACTATTGAAATGGCTTATTCTGATGAATTTGTGGATCTGGAATCTACTAGCGGTAAGTTTGGCTCAATCGAGTTAAAAGGCTTCTTAGCAGGTGCTTTAAGTAAAGTATCCAAATCACTTGTTAATAACTCACAATTTGATCTTGTTTCGTTTGTAGTTGGGAAAATGGCTGAATCAATTGCTAAATGGATTGAAAATCAATTGTTAAACGGTACACCAAACAAGGTAACAGGTCTTTCCACAGTTACGCAAAGTGTGACTGCAGCTGCTGCAACAGTTTTAACAGCTGATGAATTAATTGATGTACAAGAAGAAGTACCTGATGCTTTCCAGGGCAATGCTATTTGGATTATGAACAAAACAACGCGTAAAGCTATTCGTAAATTGAAAGATGGACAAGGTAACTACTTATTAAACAAAGATGCTACCGCGCGTTGGGGCTATACTTTATTAGGAAAAGATGTATACACATCTGATAATATGCCAGGAATGGAAGCAGGTAAAACGGCTATTTTCTACGGTGATATGTCAGGGCTTGCAGTTAAAATTGCTGAAAATGTTTCAATTGAAATTCTACGAGAAAAATATTCTACTCAACATGCAATTGGTGTTGTAGGCTGGATTGAAATTGATGCTAAGGTTGAAAATGCTCAAAAAATCTCTAAATTAGTTATGAAATCAGCGTAG